In the genome of Pseudomonas sp. B33.4, the window GGCAAGTCGAGAAATTCGACCATGTAGGAATCGCGGAATATCTCGAGAGCTTCGGGGTGGGATTGCTGCAGTGCGGCGGAGGCTTTTGCAGGATCGGTGACGCTTCGCTCAAACAAAGCAGACTTGAATTGGCGTTCCAGTTCGCGCTTCGACCACTGTTCCTGAACGGCCATTCGCAGGTAGAACCCACGCTCTTCCGGGTGTTTGCTCTGGCTCAAAATGATCATGTTATGAGTCCACGGCAATTGTCTCACCAGTGGTGAGACAATTGGATCGTCCCGATAGGTTTCATAAAACTGGCGCATTCGGAACAGATTTGGTCGGGTGAAACCACGCAAGCCCGGTTGGGTATACGCCAGATGTGCGGCCAGTTGAGTTATGACCGAATCGCCCCACTCCGCCTGCTCAATCTTACGACTGATATGCGCTCCCACCAGCCAATAAAGCTCAATCAGCTGTGTATTGACCGCTTGCATGGCCTTATGTCTGGAACTGTGAATCAGCGCGAGCACTTCGTTGAAACGTTCGCCATCCGGGCTGCCAGTAACGCTGGATACAGTCATGCGCAATTCCTTGAAGATCAGGTGAAGCACGAGCCTAACCCCTTCAGGAAGCTTGAAATGACCGCCGATGCAACTTGGGAAATGTCGTACAAAAAAAGGCGAGCGCTCCCGCAAAACCGGAGGATTGGCCACCCGAATGGACTACATCGCGAGCAGGCTCACTCCTACAGGAGATCAGCGTTGTTCACACGATCTGCGGCGAACCGAGTTCCAATGTAGGAGCGAGCCTGCTCGCGAAGGCGTCAGTCGGCGCGACACCATCATCCGCCAGCAACCGCAGATTCAACCGCAACCCCGCCCCGCCATTCTCCGCCCAAATACTTCCGCCCTGGCGCTGCACGGCATTGCGCGCGATGCTCAGCCCCAAGCCAAAACCGCCATCACCGGGCCGCGAGCCGTCGAGTCGGGTGAACGGTGAGAAGATCCGTTCCAGATCAGCTTCCGCTACGCCGCCGCCCTGATCTTCCAGCCACAGATGCCAGAAATCGCCATCGCGCCGTCCATCAAGACGCACGATCCCGCCCGCCGGCGAATGCCGAATGGCGTTGCGCAAAATGTTCTCCAGCGCCTGCGCCAGCGTATTCAGATTGCCGCGCACCCAGCACGACTCGTCCACCGCACACTGCAATTGCAGACTCGGCCAGCCGCTTTCATAACAGGCGTTATCAGTGAGCATTTCCCACAAGGCCTGGATCTGAATGGCTTCATCCGGCAGCGGAGTGCGATCGGTGTCGAGCCAGGCCAGTTGCAGGGTGTCTTCGACCAGTCTTTGCATACCGTCGACTTCACGACCGATGCGTTCGCGCAATTGCGGCAAACCCTGTTCGCTTTCGCTGGCAACGCGCAGTCGGCTCAGCGGCGTGCGCAATTCGTGGGACAGATCGCGTAGAAGTTGCTGTTGCAAAGCGACGGTGGATTGCAGGCGTTCGGACATCGAGTCGAACGCCCTGGCCAGCTCGCCGAGTTCGTCCGGGCGCTGAGTGATGCCGCTCGACAGCCGCACATTCAATTGATCGGCGCGCCAGGCATTGGCCTGTTCGCGCAGGTTGTTCAGTGGCACGACCAGCAAGCGATAAAGACCGACACACAGCAATAACGTGAACAGACCGGGAATCACGCCGTTGGTGATGACGCGCCAGAACACGCGATATTTACCCGGCAGGAATCGCTCGGGCAATTCGATCACCAAGCTGCCGGCAGACGGTTCTTTGGGAAACGGTACGCGCAGCCACGGTCGACCCTGTTTGTGAATTGGCCAGTCGAGACCACGCAAGAACGTCAGGTGCTGGATTTCCTGTTCATTCAGCGGATCGCTGCTCAACGACTGCAAGTTGCCGCCGATGACACCGACCCAACTGGCTTCACGCAACTCCATGCTCTGCAACCAGTCATCGACCCCGCTACGGCCGCCGTGCTGCCACGCTTGCTCGGCTTGCGCGGCGTAACGGCTAAGCGTGCCGCGTGCCTCGTCGGAGAGGAACTGGTTGCGCTCCTCCATATAACGTCCCCACGACCAGCTCAGCCAGATCATCAGCAGACAAAACGCGACCAGCAGAAACGCCAGTTTCCAGAACAGCGAATGCCGCCCCGGCAGTTCAGATCGTTTCATCTGCAGCACTCAAGACGTAACCCTTGCCCCAGACGGTGCGCACTTCACGCTCGGTGTAACCGATGGCTTTGAGCTTGCGGCGGATCTGGCTGATATGCATGTCGAGACTGCGGTCATGGGCCGCGTATCCACGCTGCAGAACGTGCTGATAAAGGAAGGCTTTGCTCAGCACTTCTTCGTCATTGCGATTGAGGGTTTCCAGCAAACGGTATTCGCTACGGGTCAGCCCGGCGGCTTGCTCGCGGAAAAACACATCGCACTGTTCGTCATCGAATCGCAGCGTACCGGCCGCCACTGGCTTTGCGAGCGCGGCCGGGCGCCGATCCAGCGCGACCCGACGCAGGATCGCTTCGATGCGCACATGCAGCTCGGCCATGCTGAACGGCTTGGGCAAATAATCGTCGGCGCCGAGACGAAAACCACTGATGCGATCGGCCTCGGCACCCAGGGCCGACATCAGCAGCACCGGCGTCGAATGGCTCTGGCGCAATTGTGTCAACACATTCAAACCGTCCAGGCCCGGCAACAGGATGTCCATCAGCACCACGTCGAACGGCTGGCGCCTGGCGATGCTCAGGCCTTCCTGGCCGTTCTGACACCAGGTCACCTGAAAGCCGCTGCGGCCCAGATGTTCGTGGACATAGGCGCCGAGAACCGGATCGTCTTCGATGGAAAGAATGCGTGGCTGGCCGGAAACAGGAGTCATGAGTATCTGCAAGTAATTCTCAGTTGAGAGTGATTATTCAAGATTGTCGGACAGCGGGCAACACACGGCTGCCCTTTCTGACAAACGAGCACCGGCGCCCCGACCCACTCTGAGCGCATTTTTCCGAAGATTGCCTGCGAGCAAATCGCTACACTGCGCCCATGTCGCGTGCCGGATGCACGCATGAGTCAACAGATCAGCGGGATGCAGGAGATAGGCGTGCTCAAGAAACTGGGAATCAAAGGTCGCGTGTTGTTGCTGACCTTGTTGCCGACCAGCCTGATGGCGCTGGTGCTGGGTGGTTATTTCACCTGGACGCAGCAGTCCGACTTGCAGAGCCAATTGATGCAGCGCGGCGAGATGATCGCCGAGCAGCTGGCGCCGCTGGTCGCACCCGCCATGGGTCACGGCAACAGCGATCTGCTGGAGCGCATTGCCACGCAGTCCCTTGAACAACCGGATGTGCGCGCGGTGACCTTCCTCGCCCCGGACCGCTCGCCATTGGCCCACGCTGGCCCGACCATGCTCAATCAGGCGCCCAGCGGCGACAGCGCGCAATTGCAACGGCGCAGCGGCAATGACGCGACGCGCTACCTGATGCCGGTGTTCGGCAAACATCGCAACCTCGCCGGCGAATTGATCCCGCAAGAGTCCGACCGTTTGCTCGGCTGGGTCGAACTGGAACTGTCGCACAACGGCATGCTGCTGCGCGGTTATCGCAGTCTGTTTGCCAGTCTGCTGCTGATTGCCGCCGGTCTGGCGGGCGCGGCACTGCTGGCGTTGCGCATGGGGCGCACGATCAATCGCCCGCTGAGCCAGATCAAACAAGCCGTTGCGCAACTCAAGGACGGCCATCTGGAAACGCGTTTGCCGCCGCTCGGCAGTCAGGAGCTGGACGAACTGGCGTCGGGCATCAACCGCATGGCCGGTACCCTGCAAAACGCCCGCGAAGAGTTGCAGCACAGTGTCGATCAGGCCACCGAAGACGTGCGCCAGAACCTGGAAACCATCGAGATCCAGAACATCGAACTGGACCTGGCGCGCAAAGAAGCGCTGGAAGCCAGCCGGATCAAGTCCGAATTCCTCGCCAACATGAGCCACGAGATCCGCACGCCGCTCAACGGCATTCTCGGTTTCACCCATCTGTTGCAGAAAAGCGAACTGACCCCGCGCCAGCTCAATTATCTGGGCACCATCGAAAAATCCGCCGACAGCCTGCTGGGGATCATCAACGAGATCCTCGACTTCTCGAAAATCGAGGCCGGCAAACTGGTGCTCGACCATATTCCGTTCAACCTGCGCGACCTGCTGCAGGACACCCTGACCATCCTCGCCCCCGCTGCGCACGCCAAGCAGCTTGAGCTGGTCAGTCTGGTCTATCGCGACACACCGCTGTCACTGGTTGGTGACCCGCTACGCCTCAAACAGATCCTCACCAACCTGGTGAGCAACGCGATCAAGTTCACCCGCGAAGGCACTATCGTTGCCCGGGCGATGCTTGAAGAGGAAAATGAAGACAGCGTGCAACTGCGCATCAGCATTCAGGACACCGGCATCGGCCTTTCAAACCAGGACGTGCGCGCGTTGTTCCAGGCGTTCAGTCAGGCCGACAACTCACTGTCGCGTCAGCCGGGCGGCACCGGTCTGGGGCTGGTGATTTCCAAACGCCTGATCGAACAGATGGGCGGCGAAATCGGCGTCGACAGCACGCCGGGCGAAGGCTCGGAATTCTGGATCAGCCTGAGTCTGCCCAAGACCCGCGACGACGCCGAAGACCTGCCGGCCGCGCCATTGCTCGGCCGCCGCGTGGCAGTGCTGGAAAATCACGAGCTGGCGCGGCAGGCCTTGCAGCATCAACTGGAGGACTGTGGCCTCGATGTCACGCCTTTCAACACCCTCGAAACCTTGACCAACGGCGTCACCGGCGCGTACCAGACCGATCAGGCGATTGATCTGGCGGTGATTGGCATCACCAGCAACGACATGCTGCCCGAGCGTTTGAACCAGCACATCTGGGACCTCGAACATCTCGGTTGCAAAGTGCTGGTGCTGTGCCCGACCACCGAACAGACGCTGTTTCATTTATCGGTGCCGAACCCGCACAGCCAGTTGCAAGCGAAACCGGCCTGCACGCGTAAATTGCGTCGCGCGCTGGCCGATCTGGTCAACCCGCGCCAGCCCCGCAATGAGCCAGGCGAACCGCTGTCGAGCCGCGCGCCGAAAGTGCTCTGTGTCGACGACAACCCGGCCAACCTGCTGCTGGTGCAAACCCTGCTCGAAGACATGGGCGCCAAGGTACTTGCAGTGGAAAGCGGTTACGCGGCGGTCAAAGCCGTGCAGAGCGAATCTTTCGATCTGGTGCTGATGGACGTGCAGATGCCCGGCATGGACGGCCGCCAGAGCACCGAAACCATTCGCCAGTGGGAAAGCGAGCGGCACTGCACGCCGCTGCCGATCGTCGCCCTCACCGCCCACGCCATGGCCAACGAAAAACGCGCGCTGCTGCAAAGCGGCATGGACGACTACCTGACCAAACCGATCAGCGAGCGGCAATTGGCGCAGGTGGTGCTGAAATGGACCGGCCTGGCCTTGCGCAATCACGGGCCGGAACGGATCAGCGACAGTGCGGCGGGCAATAATGAACTGCCGGTGCTTGATCATGAGGAAGGCTTGCGCCTGGCTGCCGGCAAGGCTGACTTGGCGGCAGACATGTTGGCCATGCTGCTCGCCTCACTGGAAGCCGACCGCGAGGCCATTCGCACGGCTTGCGAAAACCGCGACCAGAATGCATTGATCGAACGCGTCCATCGCCTGCACGGTGCCACTCGTTATTGCGGCGTACCGCAATTGCGTGCAGCCTGTCAGCGCAGCGAAACCCTGCTCAAGCAAGATGACCCCAAGGCCGTGGCAGCGCTGGAAGAACTGGAGCGCGCGATCAACCGCCTCGCGGCGCAAGCGAAGATCAGTGCCTGATCCACGGCAATGTCGATCAACGCCAGCGCCGCTAAAGTGAGCCCGGGTGCTTCAATCCGCGTCGATGTTCCAGGAGGTATTCATGCGCACGATCGTTTTCAGTAGCCAGACCTACGACCGCGACAGCTTCCTCGCCGTCGATTGCCCGGCGGGTGTCGAGCTGCAGTTTCAACCAGCGCGGCTCAGCCTCGATACGGCGGCGCTGGCCGACGCGCATGAAGTGGTTTGCGCCTTCATCAATGATGACCTCAGCGCTCCAGTGCTCGAGCGTCTGGCCGCTGGCGGCACACGTCTGATAGCCCTGCGTTCGGCGGGTTACAACCATGTCGATCTGCTCGCCGCGAAACGCTTGGGACTGGCCGTGGTACGCGTGCCGGCCTACTCGCCGCACGCAGTGGCCGAACATGCCGTGGCGCTGATCCTGGCCCTCAACCGTCGTCTGCACCGTGCCTATAACCGCACCCGCGAGGGCGATTTCAGCCTGCATGGCCTGACCGGTTTCGACCTGGTCGGTAAAACCGTCGGGATTGTTGGCACCGGTCAGATCGGCGCGACCTTCGCGAAAATCATGCACGGTTTCGGCTGCGAGCTGCTGGCCTGCGATCCGTTCCCGAACCCGGATGTTCTGGCGTTGGGTGCGCGCTATCTGAGCTTGCCCGAACTGCTTGCGCAGTCGCGAATCATCAGCCTGCACTGCCCGCTCAACGAGCAGAGCAAACACCTGATCAACCGCGATTCACTGGCGCACATGCAGGCCGGCGCCATGCTGATCAATACCGGTCGCGGCGGTCTGGTCGATACGCCGGCATTGATTGACGCCTTGAAGGACGGCCAGCTCGGCTATCTGGGTCTGGATGTCTATGAAGAAGAGGCGCAACTGTTTTTCGAGGATCGCTCCGACCTGCCCTTGCAGGACGATGTGCTGGCGCGATTGCTGACCTTTCCCAACGTGATCATCACCGCGCACCAAGCCTTTCTGACGCGTGAAGCACTGGGTGCAATTGCCGCGACAACCTTGCACAACATCGCGA includes:
- a CDS encoding response regulator, with amino-acid sequence MLKKLGIKGRVLLLTLLPTSLMALVLGGYFTWTQQSDLQSQLMQRGEMIAEQLAPLVAPAMGHGNSDLLERIATQSLEQPDVRAVTFLAPDRSPLAHAGPTMLNQAPSGDSAQLQRRSGNDATRYLMPVFGKHRNLAGELIPQESDRLLGWVELELSHNGMLLRGYRSLFASLLLIAAGLAGAALLALRMGRTINRPLSQIKQAVAQLKDGHLETRLPPLGSQELDELASGINRMAGTLQNAREELQHSVDQATEDVRQNLETIEIQNIELDLARKEALEASRIKSEFLANMSHEIRTPLNGILGFTHLLQKSELTPRQLNYLGTIEKSADSLLGIINEILDFSKIEAGKLVLDHIPFNLRDLLQDTLTILAPAAHAKQLELVSLVYRDTPLSLVGDPLRLKQILTNLVSNAIKFTREGTIVARAMLEEENEDSVQLRISIQDTGIGLSNQDVRALFQAFSQADNSLSRQPGGTGLGLVISKRLIEQMGGEIGVDSTPGEGSEFWISLSLPKTRDDAEDLPAAPLLGRRVAVLENHELARQALQHQLEDCGLDVTPFNTLETLTNGVTGAYQTDQAIDLAVIGITSNDMLPERLNQHIWDLEHLGCKVLVLCPTTEQTLFHLSVPNPHSQLQAKPACTRKLRRALADLVNPRQPRNEPGEPLSSRAPKVLCVDDNPANLLLVQTLLEDMGAKVLAVESGYAAVKAVQSESFDLVLMDVQMPGMDGRQSTETIRQWESERHCTPLPIVALTAHAMANEKRALLQSGMDDYLTKPISERQLAQVVLKWTGLALRNHGPERISDSAAGNNELPVLDHEEGLRLAAGKADLAADMLAMLLASLEADREAIRTACENRDQNALIERVHRLHGATRYCGVPQLRAACQRSETLLKQDDPKAVAALEELERAINRLAAQAKISA
- a CDS encoding response regulator transcription factor, with the translated sequence MTPVSGQPRILSIEDDPVLGAYVHEHLGRSGFQVTWCQNGQEGLSIARRQPFDVVLMDILLPGLDGLNVLTQLRQSHSTPVLLMSALGAEADRISGFRLGADDYLPKPFSMAELHVRIEAILRRVALDRRPAALAKPVAAGTLRFDDEQCDVFFREQAAGLTRSEYRLLETLNRNDEEVLSKAFLYQHVLQRGYAAHDRSLDMHISQIRRKLKAIGYTEREVRTVWGKGYVLSAADETI
- a CDS encoding 2-hydroxyacid dehydrogenase: MRTIVFSSQTYDRDSFLAVDCPAGVELQFQPARLSLDTAALADAHEVVCAFINDDLSAPVLERLAAGGTRLIALRSAGYNHVDLLAAKRLGLAVVRVPAYSPHAVAEHAVALILALNRRLHRAYNRTREGDFSLHGLTGFDLVGKTVGIVGTGQIGATFAKIMHGFGCELLACDPFPNPDVLALGARYLSLPELLAQSRIISLHCPLNEQSKHLINRDSLAHMQAGAMLINTGRGGLVDTPALIDALKDGQLGYLGLDVYEEEAQLFFEDRSDLPLQDDVLARLLTFPNVIITAHQAFLTREALGAIAATTLHNIATWAAGTPQNQVEG
- a CDS encoding sensor histidine kinase encodes the protein MKRSELPGRHSLFWKLAFLLVAFCLLMIWLSWSWGRYMEERNQFLSDEARGTLSRYAAQAEQAWQHGGRSGVDDWLQSMELREASWVGVIGGNLQSLSSDPLNEQEIQHLTFLRGLDWPIHKQGRPWLRVPFPKEPSAGSLVIELPERFLPGKYRVFWRVITNGVIPGLFTLLLCVGLYRLLVVPLNNLREQANAWRADQLNVRLSSGITQRPDELGELARAFDSMSERLQSTVALQQQLLRDLSHELRTPLSRLRVASESEQGLPQLRERIGREVDGMQRLVEDTLQLAWLDTDRTPLPDEAIQIQALWEMLTDNACYESGWPSLQLQCAVDESCWVRGNLNTLAQALENILRNAIRHSPAGGIVRLDGRRDGDFWHLWLEDQGGGVAEADLERIFSPFTRLDGSRPGDGGFGLGLSIARNAVQRQGGSIWAENGGAGLRLNLRLLADDGVAPTDAFASRLAPTLELGSPQIV
- a CDS encoding PDDEXK nuclease domain-containing protein — its product is MTVSSVTGSPDGERFNEVLALIHSSRHKAMQAVNTQLIELYWLVGAHISRKIEQAEWGDSVITQLAAHLAYTQPGLRGFTRPNLFRMRQFYETYRDDPIVSPLVRQLPWTHNMIILSQSKHPEERGFYLRMAVQEQWSKRELERQFKSALFERSVTDPAKASAALQQSHPEALEIFRDSYMVEFLDLPGAHSETDLHQGLLSRLKEFLIELGRDFCFVGSEYPLQVGGRDFSLDLLFFHRGLNCLVAIELKVGRFEPEYLGKLDFYLEALDRNVRKPHESPAIGVLLCASKEDEVVEYALNRSLSPALIAEYQTCLPDKQLLQAKLHEFYAMDTAPAENSD